The DNA region AGATATTTGTTGTTGGGTAAAGGAAATGATAACCATTCACTGAACAAGAGCAGAATGCATAATCCAGTTTGatacttcaattttaaaatatgtaaaccacctcccccaaaaaagaaaagcagcaatATAGACACCTGAAAGTGAGGAGATGTAcccacatacagagagaaagagagagagacagagagagagacagagagagagacagagagagagagagagagagagagagagagagagagagacagagagagagagaatgagacttCACAAAATAAGGACCATGCAAAGAAAAGGGCATCAATAGATGACTAGAGCGTGTGTCCTGGTGACATGCATGTGATATCACAACAGAATGCCCCAGACCAGAAGATCCAAGCATGAAGTACCTACTGCTCACAGAACAGGAGGCAAGTTCTCACGAGAGCAAGGTGTTTACTGACTCCACTTCCTGTGAGGTTGTACACATCTTCAAACTGTCACATTGTAGAAGAACAACATGagccctttgtttcttttcttaagggAACTAACGTCACCCACAAGGTCCAGTCTTCATGACCAGATCCTCCTACCAAGGTACCCTCCTCTAATCCTATCACCTTGGGATAAGATCTCAACCTATGAACTATAAGCAGGGGACATAGATTCTAATTTATATTGTGAATTTTTAAATGCAATTATTTAAACACACTTTTGCCTAGGTAATCACTTTTTGGGTTTACAAATAACATTTTTCCTGTGCCTAGgcaaatagaataaaatgaaacaaaataaaatgccacAGAGAATAAAAGCTACAGGATGGGAATACTATAATATTGAgcaaaaaaaatatgaagacttTTATACGTACAAaacatttttagtattttgaAACAAGTTAGATGAACAGAGTATCTCATTGACAGCAAAACAAACTATTGTAATTATAGTTTTTCACCATCTTCCATGTCCCTTGCTGCTGTTCCATGTCGGCACTCAAGAGCATCATGATGGATTTCTCAGCCCACTATTCTGTCTTCCTATTTATTCCAGGTTGTGAGAACGGAACTGTGAAAAAGAGGGCGCATAGAGAAGAGGTGTGTAGTGGTCAGGAAAGGGTGCCTTGGGCAATCAAATTATATGAAACACCATTAGGTGTGACGAATCCTTGGATGCAATCTGCAATTGCTGCATTTCTGGCTTCTCCCCGGGCCTGGCTGGGAAGGACTCAAACACATCTGGAACAAGGACAGTGCTCTGTTTCTTCTGTCAACCCATTAGTGGCTGGTATGTGCCTTTATAAAACATTCATCATGGCCATCTCCCTCTtgggcttctttctttcctgttgaaaagaataaaagtatcAAATGCCAGTGGGACACATGCTTCTGTGCTTGCTAATgcaaaggagacagagatggatagGTCCTGGATCTCAGCTGTAAAGAACTCTATATTTCATCAGAGAGGAGGGTGAACCTGAATAACCGTAGTCCAGGCAGACATAGGTGGACAGTCAACCGAGAGCATAAGGATTTAAAGTAATCAAGAGCAGCATTGGTGCTGGTTAGAACGTCCATGCTCAGGAAATGCATGAGCTTGTATACTTGCTGAAGGTATAAGGACAACTGTATAAAGGAAGCAGAATGTGAGCTGGCCATTAAAGAATGGGGGTGGTACTGAGAGAACATGAGACatgtgtctttctggatctggctTACCTCATAAACTAAGATCTTTACTAGTTCCATCTACTCACCTGCAATGTCtatgatttcattctttctttactggtgaatagcattccattgtgtgcAAGTGCCATTTTCATGACCAATTCCTTAGGTTGCTAGATATTATGAACTGAGCAGAAGTAAACATAGCCTAGCAAGTATCTGTAGAGTAGGATTGCAGTTCTGTGGGCACATGCCAAGGACTGGTTTgcctgggtcatatggtagacTTAGTTTTAGCATGTTGAGAATTCTCCATACTGAGTTCTGCAATGTCTGGACCAGTTGCATCTCAGCAGCAGTAGATAAGGGTCCTTTCCCCCACACTCCCTCCAACACCTGTTGTCAAGTGATCCTTATCTTTGACATGCTGACTGGAGGAAGATGAAAATCTCAAGAGGTGTTTTGATTGACATTCCGCTAATTGCTAGAGACAAtgaacttttacttttaaatatttcttagactttttttcctcttttgaggcTCCTAGTTCTAAAACTTCATGTATGAATGCAACTAATGGAGTTACTTCAGAAACCAAAAAAGTAGAAAGGGGTGGGGATGTGGCAGGGGAACAACAGGGATAGGAATAGCAACATGTAAGTGATCTGATGgggaaaataggaaaacaaaaggaGGGGACTCTAATATAGAGGAGAGAAAGGTAAATACAAAAGGAGGGGGAGCCTAAGATAACAGTAGGATATCTGAAAAGGTCAGAAGGAATCATAATCATCCGTAAAAATGCCTAGAATATATGTAAGGtggcatataaacatatacaattCAGTTGAAAGTTTGTCATCTGGGCTGACAATACCCCCTCCAAGAGACAAAgaccacctgtcttagtcagggtttctattcttgcacaaacatcatgaccaagaagcaagttggggaggaaagggtttatttggcttacttccacatggctgttcatcaccaaaggaagtcaggactggaactcaagcaggtaaggaagcaggagctgatgcagaggccatggagggatgttctttactggcttgcttctcctggcttgctcagactgctctcttatagaatccaagacttccagcccagggatggcaccacccacaaggagccctacccccttgatcactaattgagaaaatgccccacagctgggccttagggaggcacttccccaactgaatcactctctctgtgataactccagcctgtgtcaagttgacacacaaaactagccagtacaccaccTAACAAAAGATCCAACACCAAGCTTGACAAGCCCCTTTTTGAGTTGTTAGCCAGAGTTATTCAAGAGACTCCCCAAATATGATATGCTATTGCGGTTGCCATTGGTTGCTGCCTAGGGTGGAATGTAAGTCTCTAGAGCTGAAGGCACCATCCCCTTCAGACATGGGTTCAAAGGCCCTGAGTGAAGTGGCCTAAAAGCCTCGTCCCTGAGTACAAGCTTCATGGTACCAGAAGCCTGTGTGCAAGCTTCCAAACAAAACATTGgacaaccaacagtcctacccagatATGACACCTGTGAATTGCATCAATGAACAGCATGTCACGTCAGGGTGCAGTATTGGCGCACATACATTGACAGTAATAACTATAATTAGACATCAGACCATCTAAACGAGAGGGTAATCATGACTGGTAGCAGAAACCCAGCCAACTGTCCAAGGCTACTAAAGGTATGGAGCATGAAGAATAACCTATGACCCCCAGCTttctaaaccagcataatccctaactatatTCTAGATATTTGTCCCAACACCATGAAGCATGGTCAGcagagaccagcatcagcaaagcccaacgatgaccagcaaagaatgtCAAGGCcaaccaataccacacagcatcatccactgtctgttgggttatacttatgctctttccaaacatcacatgttctctcaagtgtTCACTCTAGCAAATCATCACATGTTtcttttccaggctgcttccagaaaaacaccgcATGTCTGTTTCAGCAAAAACATCTTCTGATGAGATAGTTTCcagaaaaaatcacatgatacaactgagtcaccaaagaaaccagaaatttccacttcagtctACGATGTTCCTCTACTCTTTGCTTGTtcttcatataattttattttattttgttttgttttttcaaaactgtGTgttcctagctgtcctagaacttgctctgtagaccaggctggaccagactactttgaactcagagattccccttgtttctgtttcccaagtactgggattaaaggtatacaccaccctACCCTGCTccacatataattttttaaaatgtcaaacacTGGAGTATAAAATTAAGAATGTCCCATGTTAATAAAGATCCTTCCCTCATGGATACTCTTGCAAAAGCTGTGAGGTAATCACAAACAAAACTGTGACAAGATCCATGGTCTGTGCTGTAGTCTATCAAATTTCCAAGAATGTGCCCTACCAAATAGCACAGTGCATAAGCCAGAAGGGTCATGGCAATCTTTATAACAGCAAAAACATCAACCTGCATAAGTAACAATAAGATTCAAATGAGTGGGAGCCTATACCCTAACTGAGGTGATCAATGTGTGCCAGGGATCATGGCCGCTGATAAAGTGCCCATGCTCAGACAGATaccactaattggactcagtgggtttcaaaagcaaaaacaaaatgagaaacttTTGGGAAGAGCCAGGGGAAGTAGGGAAGGAGAGCTGGGTAGATAATCaaacttgtgtgtatgtatgtgtgtgtgtgtgtgtgtgtgtgtgtgtgtgtgtgtgtgtattcatacaaAATTGtcaaatataagtaaaaaaattaatttaattttattttgaaaactaatagcaatttttaaaagaattaatgaGTGATATAGCTCTTGAATAATGACATGGGAAAATATTCTCAAATCATTTAAAGCAGAAAATCAATGTCTAAAgctatgcaaaaataaatattctcCAGTCTTGAATATAaatcatgtgtacacacagacattctGTTAACAGAATTTTTATACATCAAATATATATGAGGAAGAGAATCAGAGAGAATGCCATGTAGACATCTGCATGTAGAGATCCCTGTGAGGTGTGGAGGATGCTAATATCCTAGCAGTCAGTTCAACTGTGTAGTACCTGGTCCTGACAGATGTTCTGAATTGATTGGATGCTAGAttgttttctgttatcttctttcttcttagttCCTCATAATGATTCCGGTATAGTCAGAAAATTGAatggtcttaaaaataaaaatgtgtctggATCCTGTGTCGGAGCTGGGATGTTCAATTCCATTTGCTTCTGTCCTGGGCAAATGTgagtgatttgtttgtttgtttgtttgttttttgagaaactgGCCTCTGAGGATGCTGAAATGAGCCCATCTCCAGGGGCAGAAACGGGAGTAATCACACTAAAATAAAAGATGCTAAGTGCCAGCTTCTGATCCTCCCCAGCTTCCCTGTAACAGGCTTGCTTTGGTGGAGGCAGCAGCTGTGAGTCAGGGAAATCTGAGAAACCCAGGACAAGTGGGGCTGTggtccttcttctctctcctgtgctGAGGGAGAGAAGATGTCCCTTTCACAGCggagggtgtggggtggggtgggcaggcaAGGCTGTAACCCAGGATGCAGATGCTGGCAATAGCCCAAGACTTTGCCTAGGTTGAAGTTATGACCAAATTAAGCCTCCCAAAGAATAGACTTCCATTCTCAACAGTAATAATAGCTTTTTCACCTTTCtcagtgtttcttgtttttcctaaTGTTTTCTGCAGTAGAAACACCACAAAGAATCGAAGAATCTTCCTCCCAGGACCTCCACTTCAATAAAGAGGGCAAATTAGTTACTTTACATGGCTGTGACCAAAATACCCGGCAGAACAATTAAGGAGAGACAatgtttattttgtctcacaaTTCACACTGGATCACTTGGCCCATGCATGTGAGCAGAACATCACGATGAGAGAAAACTATGGAGATAACTGTGCACTCTgtggtggacaggaagcagaggaagaagaaagtgtcAGGGACAAGATGCACCACAGACGCCCCTCACCCGCCACTGACGAACTCTCTCTATCTGGGTTCTACCTCTTAAAGTTTCCACAGCCTTCAAAAACACTGCCACCAGCTGGATGGAGAGACATTTCCTGTTTAAGCCACAAAAGGCCGTGGCAAAATCAATATGCCCTCACATCCTGAATTCCATGTGACCTACATGTGAGGGCACCATATCCCCAGGGGCATGGAGGGTGGTGTGCTCCCTCTAGCTTTTCCCTGTgcgtattccttttttttttcttccagatttttttattatatttttttctttatttatatgtcatatgatttctcttttcccagtttcccctccaaaacaaacaaacaaacaaacaaacaaaaacaacaagaacaaacccctgttgcctccccctccccatgcttgccaccccaccctctcccacttattggccctggcattcccctacactggggcacagaaccttcacagggccaagggcctctcctcccattgatgatcaactttgccattctctactatacacatgctgccagaaccatcagtcccaccatgcatagtccttggttggtggttgagtccctgggagctctgagggtactagttagttcatattgttgctcgtcctaaggggctgcaaacccttcagctcttttggtcctttctctaactcctttattgaggaccctgtactcagttcaatggatggctgtgagcctctacatgtgtattagtcaggtactgtcagagcttctcaggcaacagctatatcaggctggcttgtccttccttcagtctctgctccatagttagactgcaactccttccgtgggtattttattcccccttttaagaaggaatgaaatgtccaccttttcatcttccttcttcttgagtttcttgtggtttgtgggttgttcttcctgtattccgaacttctgggctaataaccacttatcagagagtgcataccatgtgtgttcttttgtgattgggttacctcactcaggctgatattctccagatccatccatttccctaagaatttcacaaattcattgtttttaatagttgagtaatattccattgtgtagatgtaccacaatttctgtattcattcctctgctgagagacatctgggttgtttccaggttctggctattataaataaggctgctatgaacatggtggagcatcattgctggtgggattgcaagctggtacaatcactctggaaatcagtttggcagttcctctggaaattggacatagttctactggaggacccagctataccactcctgggcatatgcccagaagatgctccaacatgtaataaggacacatgctcctgtGTGTATTCCTAACACAGTCAGTGCCACAGTCATGTGGGGCTTCTGATGAGAGTGTAGACTCAAAGAAAGCACAGCTCTGAAAAGAGGTCTCCATCTTCCACAAGTATCCGACCTGCCTGGTCCTA from Mastomys coucha isolate ucsf_1 unplaced genomic scaffold, UCSF_Mcou_1 pScaffold22, whole genome shotgun sequence includes:
- the LOC116104739 gene encoding uncharacterized protein LOC116104739, which codes for MTRSSYQGCENGTVKKRAHREEVCSGQERVPWAIKLYETPLGVTNPWMQSAIAAFLASPRAWLGRTQTHLEQGQCSVSSVNPLVAVPHNDSGIVRKLNGLKNKNVSGSCVGAGMFNSICFCPGQMSVPPSDHGVWLQVLLRLSTPWNLPSSYRFCHKCQLVTPESVLPDQFVPVTGNHVSGYGATISCRLSFTFGKKRRYPYFPGFVIAWNRYCPPRICCCGSQDS